A genome region from Mercenaria mercenaria strain notata unplaced genomic scaffold, MADL_Memer_1 contig_4264, whole genome shotgun sequence includes the following:
- the LOC128553744 gene encoding uncharacterized protein LOC128553744, with the protein MDKHAVSKESDECTEKCQMHKKEVIKFFCPKHEALGCNDCIVLNHRACDIDYIPDKCASIGDSAEFRELLSELDQKVNEADNIIKQASDREKELYSCYDKLLKEITMFRKEINDRLDQLQKQIQTDADKMKFTDKQAVKKMLETCTNISSDTKQLQSRLQDYKASKQNGQLYITMKQAKSKLKSDEIKEADRSLEKTNMQYTFVQNQDLTNVLSRQDAFGELILSSSVVPLKERKPINKLTHKEHINIKTKSNQTHCWTTGCVVLSSNKIVPADYNNEKLKVVDIKDKTVIKETTLSSSPRDIAVMPQDHIAVTMPIKKKILIMTTAGKLSTVRRCPVKGDCRGIAFHEGHLYLVCRDPECLFITDTQGNVQSTIKLDKKIFFDPYYLLLGKDLRHIFISDEYNHSVVSITLQGDISAEYKTKDIRYPWGMVMLDDGSLLVSCSARNGSIHRISGDLKQGQTMIDNLCLPQSMCYNCDQHEVYVGCSGDQIIVLSAK; encoded by the coding sequence ATGGATAAACATGCTGTTAGCAAGGAGTCAGACGAATGCACTGAGAAGTGTCAAATGCacaaaaaggaagtaattaaattttTCTGCCCAAAACACGAAGCTCTCGGCTGCAACGATTGTATCGTCTTGAATCACAGAGCATGTGATATTGACTATATACCTGATAAATGTGCAAGTATTGGGGACAGTGCAGAGTTCAGAGAGTTACTAAGCGAGCTTGATCAAAAAGTAAATGAGGCTGATAATATTATAAAGCAGGCTTCAGATAGAGAAAAAGAATTATATTCTTGCTATGATAAGCTACTCAAAGAAATTACAATGTTTCGCAAAGAGATAAATGATCGCTTAGACCAACTACAGAAGCAAATCCAGACAGATGCTGACAAAATGAAGTTCACAGATAAACAAGCAGTAAAGAAAATGCTTGAAACATGTACAAACATTTCTTCAGATACCAAACAACTACAGTCAAGACTACAAGATTACAAAGCCTCAAAGCAGAATGGACAACTTTACATTACAATGAAACAAGCTAAATCCAAACTAAAGTCAGACGAAATTAAGGAGGCAGACAGAAGCTTAGAAAAGACAAACATGCAATACACATTTGTGCAAAACCAAGACCTGACAAACGTGCTTTCAAGACAAGATGCATTTGGAGAGCTCATTCTCTCTTCTTCTGTTGTACCTTTAAAGGAGAGGAAACCAATTAACAAATTAACCCACAAAgaacatataaatataaagacAAAATCAAATCAGACTCATTGTTGGACCACAGGATGTGTTGTCCTGTCCTCTAACAAAATTGTGCCTGCTGACTATAACAATGAGAAACTGAAAGTTGTTGACATAAAAGATAAAACTGTAATAAAAGAGACAACTCTTTCTTCAAGCCCACGGGACATTGCAGTAATGCCCCAGGACCATATTGCTGTGACGATgccaatcaagaaaaaaatccttATAATGACAACAGCTGGTAAACTGTCAACTGTCCGTAGGTGTCCAGTCAAAGGAGACTGTAGAGGAATAGCTTTTCATGAGGGTCATCTCTATCTTGTTTGCCGTGATCCGGAGTGTTTATTTATTACAGATACACAAGGTAACGTCCAAAGCACAATTAAACTGGATAAGAAGATATTTTTTGATCCATACTACTTACTGCTGGGTAAGGATCTGAGACATATCTTCATCAGTGACGAGTATAACCACAGTGTCGTCAGTATAACATTACAAGGTGATATATCAGCTGAATACAAAACCAAAGACATTAGATACCCTTGGGGAATGGTGATGCTAGACGATGGATCCTTGCTGGTGAGCTGCAGTGCAAGAAATGGCAGCATACATCGTATCTCAGGGGATTTGAAGCAAGGTCAGACAATGATAGATAATCTGTGTTTACCACAGTCTATGTGCTATAATTGTGATCAACATGAGGTCTATGTCGGATGTTCGGGTGATCAGATAATTGTGTTGAGTGCAAAATAA
- the LOC128553742 gene encoding uncharacterized protein LOC128553742, with amino-acid sequence MAVSGRKVADFQSSISKGSTEDFDHRCEPCLAIGQQIEAHGFCVDCQEYLCKNCFAYHQRTKASKHHQLVNKDSMAKHAVIKKEPNECKEKCQVHKKEVIKFFCSKHEALGCNDCIVLNHRACDIDYIPDKCAGIGDSTEFRELLRELDKKVNEADIIIKQASCREKELDSCYDKLLKEITMFRKEINDRLDELQKEIQTDADRKKFTDKQTVNKVLKTCTSISSDFKQLQSRLQDYNASQQNGQLYITMKQAKSKIKSNELKEADRCLGKTNLKYSFEQNQNLENMLSRQNALGKLTVSLSHVTSERRKSIDELKNKEEMEIKTKSDQYSSCITGCVVLSSNKLLAADFSNEKLKVVDMKNKTVIEETTLSSKPWDIAVVPQDQIAVTMPWEKEILIMTTACKMSVVHKFLVKGECRGIVYHQGQLYTVCLDPTCVFITDTQGNVQNTILLGNKNVYEPYDLLLSKDLKRIFISFLGSNNVVSVTLQGNISAKYKNKDLKEPRGMILLEDGSLLVCYGGVNGSIHRISGDLKQCYTLIDAVSSPRCMCYNRDQNEVYVGCLSDQMIVLSAK; translated from the coding sequence ATGGCAGTATCGGGTAGAAAGGTTGCTGATTTTCAAAGTTCCATATCCAAAGGTTCGACAGAGGACTTTGATCATAGATGTGAACCATGTTTGGCGATTGGTCAGCAAATAGAAGCTCAtggattttgtgtggactgtcAAGAATACCTGTGTAAGAACTGCTTTGCTTATCATCAAAGAACGAAGGCTTCAAAACATCATCAGCTGGTGAACAAAGATAGTATGGCTAAACATGCTGTTATCAAGAAGGAGCCAAACGAATGCAAGGAGAAGTGTCAAGTGCACAAAAAGGAAGTGATTAAATTTTTCTGCTCTAAACATGAAGCTCTCGGCTGTAACGATTGTATCGTCTTGAATCACAGAGCATGTGACATTGACTATATACCTGATAAATGTGCAGGTATTGGGGACAGTACAGAGTTCAGAGAGTTACTAAGGGAGCTTGATAAAAAAGTAAATGAGGCTGATATTATTATAAAGCAGGCCTCATGTAGAGAAAAAGAATTAGATTCCTGTTATGATAAGCTACTAAAAGAAATAACAATGTTTCGTAAAGAGATAAATGATCGCTTAGACGAGCTTCAAAAGGAAATCCAAACAGATGCTGACAGAAAGAAGTTCACGGATAAACAAACGGTAAATAAGGTGCTTAAAACGTGTACAAGCATTTCTTCAGATTTCAAACAACTACAGTCGAGACTACAAGACTACAACGCCTCGCAGCAGAATGGACAGCTTTACATTACAATGAAACAAGCAAAGTCCAAAATAAAGTCAAACGAATTAAAAGAGGCAGACAGATGTTTAGGAAAAACAAACTTGAAGTACTCATTTGAGCAAAACCAAAACCTGGAAAATATGCTTTCAAGACAAAATGCGCTTGGAAAACTCACTGTTTCTCTTTCTCATGTAACCTCAGAGAGGAGGAAATCAATTGATGAATTAAAGAACAAAGAAGAAATGGAGATAAAGACAAAATCAGACCAGTATTCAAGCTGTATAACAGGATGTGTTGTTTTGTCTTCTAACAAACTATTGGCGGCTGACTTTAGCAACGAGAAACTGAAAGTTgttgacatgaaaaataaaactgtaatagaAGAGACAACACTTTCTTCTAAACCGTGGGACATCGCAGTGGTGCCCCAGGACCAAATTGCTGTGACAATGCCCTGGGAGAAAGAGATCCTTATAATGACAACAGCTTGTAAAATGTCAGTTGTCCATAAGTTTCTAGTTAAAGGAGAATGTAGAGGTATAGTTTATCATCAAGGTCAACTTTATACAGTTTGCTTGGATCCGACTTGTGTATTTATTACAGATACCCAAGGTAATGTACAGAACACAATTTTATTGGGTAATAAGAATGTTTATGAACCATACGACTTACTGCTAAGTAAGGATCTGAAACGCATTTTCATCAGTTTCTTAGGTAGCAACAATGTCGTCAGTGTAACATTACAAGGTAATATTTCTGCtaaatacaaaaacaaagacTTAAAAGAGCCACGTGGAATGATATTGCTAGAAGATGGATCATTGCTGGTATGTTATGGTGGGGTAAATGGCAGCATACATCGTATCTCAGGTGATTTGAAGcaatgttacacactgatagaTGCTGTGTCGTCCCCACGTTGTATGTGCTATAATCGTGATCAAAATGAGGTCTATGTCGGATGTTTGAGTGATCAGATGATTGTGCTTAGTGCAAAATAA